CCACGGGCGCGTTCGGCTACTACGTCGACGACCCCTACACCACGGGCACCCCGGACCGGACACCCCTTGAGGACCGTATGGACGCCGTGATCGTCGGCGGCGGCTTCGGCGGCCTGCTGGCCGCCGCCCGGCTGCGGCAGGCCGGCCTGCGGGACATCCGCGTCATCGACAGGGCCGGCGACTTCGGCGGCACGTGGTACTGGAACCGCTACCCCGGCATCCAGTGCGACATCGAGTCCTACATCTACCTCCCGCTGCTCGAAGAGGTCGGCTCCATCCCCGCGTGGAAATACGCGCCGGGGGAGGACATCAGGCAGCACGCCCGCGCGATCGGGCAGCACTTCGGGCTCTACCGGCACGCCTGCTTCCAGACCGAGGTGACCGGCCTGCGCTGGGACGACACCACGGAAGAATGGCTCGTCTCGACCGACCGCGGCGACCGCGTCACCGCCCGCTGGGTCGTGCTCTCCGGCGGGCCCTTCAGCCGGCCCAAGCTGCCCGGCATCCCCGGCATCGAGGACTACCGGGGCCACACGTTCCACACCAGCCGCTGGGACTACGCCTACACCGGCGGGCACGCCGGCGGCGGCCTGGACGGACTCGGCGACAAGAGAGTCGGCCTCATCGGGACCGGCGCCACCGCCATCCAGTGCGTACCGCACCTCGGGCGCGACGCGCGGCACCTGTTCGTCTTCCAGCGCACGCCCTCATCGGTGGACGTCCGCGCGAACCGGCGCACCGACCCGGGCTGGGCCCGTTCCCTCACCCCGGGGTGGCAGCGGCGGCGGCGCGACAACTTCCTGCTCCACGTCGCTGGCCGGCCGGGAGCCGGGGACCTCCCCGAGGACCTGGTGAACGACGGGTGGACCACCAGCGCACGCCTTCTGCGCAGCCTGCTGCCCGGGGACGACACCTCCCCGCGGGATTCCGAGGAGCGCCGGCGCGCGGGCGAGCTCGCCGACTTCCGCAAGATGAACGAGCTCCGTGCCCGCGTCGACGCCGTGGTCCACGACCCGCACGCCGCGGAAGCGCTCAAACCGTGGTACCGCTACATGTGCAAGCGCCCCACCTTCAGCGACACCTACCTCCAGACCTTCAACCGCGACAACGTGACCCTCGTGGACACCGAGGGCCTCGGCGTGGAACGGATCACCGGCAACGCCGTCGTCGTCGCCGGCCGCGCCTACGAGGTCGACTGCCTGATCTTCGCCACCGGCTTCGACATCGGCGCGCCACCGGCGGAACGCATCGGCTTCCCCGTGCGCGGCCGGGCCGGCAGGCGACTCGCCGAGCACTGGCAGGACGGGCCGCGCACCCTGCACGGCATCCACAGCCACGGTTTCCCGAACCTCTTCCACCTCGGATCCCTGCACAACGCCGTATCGGTCAACTTCGTCCACGCGCTCGACGAGCAGGCGTCCCACATCGCGCGCGTCGTCGCCGAAGCCGTCCGGCGCGGCGTCCGCCGGGTCGAGCCCTCGGCCGACGCGGAGCGGAAGTGGGGCGACACCATCAGGGAGACCGCGCCGGACACCCACCGGTTCCTCGCCGAATGCACACCCGGGTACTACAACGACGAGGGCATGCCCGGCCGGCGCGGCGACTCCTACGGCCGCGGCCCGCTCGCGTTCCACGCGCTCCTGGAGGAGTGGCGCTCCGGCGACGGCATGGGCGAGGTCATGGTCACGTGACGGCCGCCGCCCCGCGGTCCCGCGGGGCCTGCCCGTCCCGACGATGTCGACGGAGCCCGCCGCGCGGGCGGCGACGGCATCGCCTCCCTCACCCGGATGCCCGCCTCCCGCCGCCACAGCACGTACGTACGCCGTGCCAGCTGGCCGGTCCGGCGCGGGCCAAGGGGGAGCGGGCAACGCCGCCGCTGGACGACCACCCGCCTGGCGGTGCGGGCGAGCCGCTCTCGGCGGGTGGTCCGCCCGTTCCGGTTCGGGGCACCGGTCAGGGGAAAGAAGCCCCTCACCGGTAACTCCGGGCCGCGGAGCCGGCACCTCCCGTGCCATCGGCCGAGAGAAGTCGCCGCCGCGGCTGACACAATGGGTTCGCCCCGGACGCCCGCGCGTGCTCCGGGTGCCCGAGCTTCGACCGGAGCGGAGCGCGGGCGCAGTCTGTGAGGACGAGGAGCCGCCATGGCGGACAGGCCGAATGCGCCGGCGAGGACCGCCGACGGGCTCGGGCTCGGCGACGCATTGGAACGCGCGGCCGTCGGAGTGTGCGCCGTCGACGACGCCTGGCGCGTTCTGTGGGCCAATGACCGGGCGTTGGGGCTTCTGGCCCGCTCCGCCGAGGACACCCTCGGCCAGGACGTCCACGATCTCCTGCATTGCGACGTACCAGGGCTTCCGCTCGGCCGGCACCCCCGCGAGCGGTCCCGGGCCCTGCTCCGTCACACCTCCAGGACGCACCCGGCCCGGTCCCCGCACGGCGGCGGCACCCCGCTGTCCCTGCAATGCTTCGCTCTGCCCTGCGAGCCCAACGACCACGGTGTGACCGCGCTGATCGCCTTCCAGGCCGCCGAGCCCCCCGAGGAGAGCTTCGCGCCGCCCACCGCCCCGCCGCGCGCCCTGTCGGAGAAGGAACGGCTGGCCCTGCTGGCCGACACCACGGCCCAGCTGATCGACAACGTCGACGCGCACGAGTCCCTGCGCCGCGTCGTGGGGCTGATGCTGCCCCGGCTCGCGGAGTGGGCGGTCATCGACCTGATCACCGAGGCGAACGAGGTCACACGCTCCCTCGTCGTCCGCGCCCGGGCCGGAGCCCTGGAAGTCCACGAGGAGCTCCAAGGCCCCATGCCGCCGGTGCCGGAGACCTCCACCATGCCGCTGTCCAAGGCCCTGCGAGGCGCGGCGTCCACGCTCACCGGCCCGGAGACCTACGAGGCCCCGCCCGACAGCCGCATCGCGGTGGAGCAGCGCAAGCTGTTCCGGGCCACAGGCATCGAGACCGCCGCCATCGCCCCCATCCGCGGCCCCCGCGAGGTGCTCGGCGCACTCACCCTGGGGCGCACCAGCCGCCACGAGGCCTTCACCACGGGCGACCTCGGCCTCCTTGAGGACATAGCCCGCCGCATCGGCATCGCCCTGGAGAACGCGCGCCACTACCAGCGGCAGCGCCAGGTCGCGGAGACCATGCAGCGCTACCTGCTGCCCCAACTCCCCGAGCTGCCCGGCGTGGAGATGACCACGCGCTACGTATCCGCCCCGGACGCCTCGCACGTCGGCGGCGACTGGTACGACGCCTTCACCCTCCCCGGCGGCGACGCCGCCCTGGGCATCGGCGATGTCGTCGGCCACGACCTGGAAGCGGCGGCGGGCATGGCCCAGTTGCGCAACATGCTGCGCGCCTTCGCGTGGTCCCAGGACCAGCGTCCGCACCGCATCGTGGAATGCCTCGACGAGGCCATGGCGCACATCTCCGACGTGCGCATGGCAACGCTCATCCTCGCCCGCCTGACCGCCGACGCCGACGGCCACTGGAGACTGCGGTGGGCCAGCGCCGGCCACCCGCCCCCGCTGCTCGTCGACCACGAGGGCGCCACCCGCTACCTCGACGAGGGCAACGGGCTTCTCCTGGGCTCGGACATCTCCGCGCCCCGCCTCGACGCCCACGTCGACCTGCCGCCCGGATCGACGCTCGTGTTCTACACCGACGGCCTGATCGAAACCCGCAGGCAGTCCCTGGACGTCGGGCTGGAACGCCTGCGCCGGCACGCCGCCTCGCTGGCCCGCAGGCCCCTGGACCTCTTCGCCGACCAGCTGCTGGAGCGCACCCGCCCGGCGGACAACGACGACGACGTCGCCCTGCTCGCCATCCGCATACCGCACGACACCGCGCGGACACCGCGAACGGTCGCGCCGGGCCCCGGCCGGTGATGCCGGTCGCCGCCGCGTCCCGCGGCCTTCCCGCGCCGGCGCCCGAAACACCGTCCGCTGAGCCGGCGACCGCGGGGGCCGCGCCCGTCGTCGCCGCGGGTGCCCGGGGGCGGGTCCGCGGGCTGCCGGTGCCCGGGCGCCCGTTCAGGCCGTGGCCCATGCCGCCGCCAGGGCGACGACGAGGGCGGCCAGGCCCACGATGAGCCGCCGCTGGAGGCGCAGTCGGGCCCGGGTGGCTTCCGCGGCACGGTGCCGCGCGCTCTCCGCCCGGGCGGCGGCCTGAAGGAAGGCCCGTTCCCGTCGCGTCGGTTCGTGGTGCTCCCGACCGCACAGCGCCCGGGCCTCGGCCAGGTCCGCGCCCTGGTAGAGGCGGCCGGGCAGCCGGCCGCTGTCGTGCCAGGCACGAGCCGCCTCCGCCAACCTGCGGTGGACGCGCCAGTCCTCCGAGCCCGTTTCCGCCCACCGGGCCAGGCGGGTCCAGGAGCGGGGCACGGCGGTGTGCGACCAGACGGCGCGGTCGCGGTCCAGGGTGACCACCCGGGCACGGGCGAACCGTTCCAGCACGGCCCGGGTCGCCGCGTCCTCGTCCAGATCCGACAGCGCGACAGCGCGAGGGCCGAGTGCGGTGGGGGCGTTCGCGGTGGCCAGGCGCAGCAGGAGGTCGCGGGCCCGGGGGTGCAGGGCGTCGGGCAGGCCGGCGTAGGCGGCCTCGGCGGAACGGTCGATCCAGTCCTCGATTCCGCCCGCGGCGCGCAGGGCGGTCAGGGTCAGCGCGTGCCCACCGCGGTGCAGCCAGGTCTCCTTGAGCACGGCCGACAGCATCGGAAGGGCACCCGGCTGTCCGGCGGTGGCCGCGGTGAGCACGGCGACAAGGGCGTGTTCCGGCGCGCAGCCGGCGCGGGCGGCGGGCTCGGCGATGACCCGGTGGAGTTCCTCCGGCGGTATCGGGCCGACGACGAGCGGGTCGACGAACAGCGCGGAGGCGGCCGGCAGCCGGCCGAGGCAGCGGTCGTGCAGATCGGTGCGCGTGCACACGACGATGCGGTGGTGTCCGGCACGGGAGGTGCCGGCCGACTCCAGCAGGCCGAGGAAGCGGGCACGTTCCGCGGGTGAGCGGCAGGCGGTGATCAGCTCCTCGAACTGGTCGATCACCACGACCGTCTCCTCGTCGTCGGGGAAGGGACCGTCGCCCAGCCGGGTCAGCCAGCGGCCGGCCTCCCGCATGGGGCAGGGGCCGGGAGTGAGGGTCACCACCCGCCCCCGATGGCCCTCGGCCCGCAGCCGGGCGATCAGTCCGGCGTTCAGCAGGGAGGTCTTGCCGGCGCCCGACGCACCGGTGACGGTGACCACGCGGCGGTGGCGCAGCCGTTCCCGCAACTCGGTGACCAGCGCGTCCCGGCCGAAGAACCACGGGGAGTCGCCGGGACCGAAGGGCGCCGCACCGAGGTAGGGCACCGTGTGCCGATCGCCGGGAACGGCTTCCGGAGGCCGCGGGTGGCCGGCGGCGGCGAGTGCGGAGGCCACGTCGCGCCAACGGCGTTCCCACCCGCCGACGTCACCCCCGCAGGCCCCGACGTACGCGAGGGTCACCGCGAGGGTGGGCAGCCTGCGCCCGCTCGCGGCCACCGAGAGACTGGCGGCCGAGGTGTGGGCCCGCAGGGCGAGTTGCCGATACGTGGGGCCGCCGGCCTCGTCGCGCAGCCTGCGCAGATCGGCGGCGAATCGCAGGAGCGGTGTGTCCCCCTGCTCCAGGGGCTGTTCCTGACGTGGCATCGGGACCCCTTTCCCGGCCGCTCCCGCTCGGGCGGCGGCGCGCAGGACGTCCGACGACGTTTCCCGGGCGGTCGCGGACGGCATCCGCCCGTCCCGCGGAAGACGCAGCGTCCGCACACATTACGCACGGTGTCGACGCAAGAACAGCGTGAAATCCGCCATTTACGCACGTGTTCGACCTGGTCGGCTCCGACGGGACGATCCGGCGCGTTTGTTCCGAGGTTGTTCACGCTTGTTGTTCAGCCGGTCCGACGTGTTCAGAACAACACGATGTCCGGTAGCAATGAAACGGCGGGGCGTCGAACAGAACGTCGACCACCGTCTGCCCCCGAGAGCGTGACCTCTTCGTCGGGAGACCCCTATGAAGTTTTCTCGGTACTGCCGCTCCCTCCTGTCCACCCCCGCCACCGCGGTGAGCCGTTACACGCCCTGCCACCGGTCCGGCGCCGACATCGCCATGGTGGACCTGGAGGACTCCGTGCCTCCCGAACGCAAGGAAGAGGCCCGGCGCCTGGCGGCGCGGTTCTTCACCGGCCCCGGTGGCCCGGCCCGTCCGGCGATCCGCATCAACACCGTCGGCGAACCGGACGGCCTGCGCGACCTGCTCGCGCTGCGGCAGTACCCCGTCAAACCGGCCCTGGTCCTGATCCCCAAGGCCGAATCCCCCCGCGACATCGAGATCGTCGAACACGCACTGGCACCGACCTGCCCGGACACCGAGTTCTTCGCCGTCGTGGAGAGCCCGCGCGGGCTGGCGAACGCGCCCGCCATCGCCGCGGCCTCGCCGCGACTGCGCGCCATGGTGTTCGGCTCGGCCGACTACTCCTTCGCCATCGGCGCGAGCCTGAGCTGGGAGGCGCTCGCCTACGCCAGGGCGAGTCTGGTGAACAGCGCCCGCGCGGCGGGGATCGAGGTCATGGACTCCCCGTACTTCGGGGCGCTGGACACCGACGGCCTGCGCCGCGAGGCCGCCGCAGCCCGCGACTTCGGATTCAGCGGGAAGGCCGCGGTCCATCCGCGGCAGATCTCCGTGATCAACGAGGCGTTCTCCCCCGGGCCCGCGCTGCTCGACCAGGCCAGGAAGGTGGTGGCGGCGGGCCGGGAGACCGGCAGGGGAGTGACGATGGTCGACGGCGTCATGGTCGGTGTGCCCTTCTTCGAGGCATCCCAGCAGCTGATCGAGGAGTTCGGCTAGACCCCGAGGGCCCGCGCGCCCCCGCGCGCTGCCCGCCCGTGCCATCGCACCACCCCATGAACCCCCACCGGTGCACTCGTGCGCCCTCGACAGGGAGCTTGCGACCATGCCTCAGAATTCCCCGCCCGACATCACAGGACCGCACCGCCACCGCAACAACGCGTCGATGCTCCGCGCGGCGGACCCCGCGTGGCAACGGGCCGCCGACGCCGGCCTCATCGGCGTCCACGTCGACACCCCGGACGCGAACAACCGGCTCGTCGTCCGGGAGACCGGGCACGAGTTCGTCAACATGTGCTCCGTCGGGTACCTGGGGCTCAACCACCACCCCGCGATCATCGAGGGCGCCATCGACGCCCTCAGAGAAGCGCAGGCCACCTGGCTCGTGGTGTCCACAACCCGCATCCGCCACAACCTGCTGGTGCGCATGGAGGAGGAACTGGGCGACCTGTTCGGCGCGCACATCCTCCCCGGCACCTCCTGCACGGCACTCACCGCCGGCATCCTGCCCCTCGTGGCCTCGGGCCACCTCACGGACGGGCAGCCCCGGGTCATGGTCTTCGACCGGTACTGCCACTTCTGCATGGCCTACGTCAAACCCGTCTGCGCCGAAGAGACCCTGGTCCTGACCTGCGACCACAACGACCTCGACTACCTGGAGAAGATCTGCCGCCAGTACCCGAGGGTGGCCTACGTCGCCGACGGCGCCTACTCCATGGGCGGGGCCGCGGCACTCGCCGGCCTGCGCGACCTCCAGGAGCGGTACGGGCTGTTCCTGTACATCGACGACTCGCACTCGCTGTCCATCCTGGGCGAGAACGGCGAGGGGTTCGTCCGCTCGCAACTGGAGATGAACGACCTCACCGTCATCGTCGCCAGCCTCGGCAAAGGCTTCGGCACGGGCGGCGGCGTGGCGATGCTCGGCAGCCGCACCATGTTCGAATTCCTCCACCGCCACGCCGGGCCGGTCGGCTGGTCGCAGAACATGTCCCTCCCCCTGGTCGGCGCCTCGCTCGCCAGCGCCGCGATCCACCGATCCCCGGAACTGGGCGAACTCCAGCGCCGCCTGCGCGAGAACATCGACCACTTCGACCGCACCTTCCCGACCGCGTTCGCCGGCAATGGGCTCCCCGTACGCCGCATCACCGTCGGAGAACCCGACGACGCGGTGCGCCTGTCCGAGGAACTGTTCAAACGCGGCTTCTACAGCTCCGCCGTCTTCTTCCCCATCGTCCCGCGGGGCGAGGCGGGGCTGCGCATCATGCTGCGCGCCGACCTCACCACAGAGCTGATCGACGACTTCACCGGCAACGTCAGGGACGTGCTGTCCACCTTCTGAACCGCCCGCGCACCGGGGCGAGCCCCCTACGGACCGGCCGAGAGGACACGCACATGCACGAGGCAGGCGCAGAACCGGCAGACCGCGGCGCGGTCCCGCCCGGCCAGGCGACCGCGGAACCGGCCCCGCCCACCGGCTTCGAACGGATCGGCAGACAGCGGTACCGCGAACTGGTCGGGTTCCTCTACGAGGAGTTCACGGTGGGCGACGTGATCGAGCACAGGCCCGGCCGCACGGTCACCGAGATGGACAACGTGCTGATGAGCATGCTGTCCATGAACGACGCCCCCCTCCACATCGACGCCGCCTACTGCGAGACCCTGCCCTGGGGACGGCCCCTCGTCTCCAGCCTGGTGACGCTCAGCATCGTCGGCGGGATGACCGCACGCAGCACCAGCGGGCGGGCACTGGCCAACCTCGGCTGGGACCACATCAAGCTGCCCGCCCCGGTGTTCGCGGGCGACACCCTGTACGCGCACAGCGAGATCCTCGCGAAACGACGCTCCCGCAGCCGCCCCGGCCAGGGCATCGTGTCCTGCCGCACCACGGGGACCAAGTCCACCGGAGAAGTCGTGCTGGTCTTCGAGCGCAGCTTCCTGGTGCCCTGCCGCGAAACGGCCGCGGCACCGCCCGCGAACGCCGGCGCACCGGCGGGGGAGGGGGAGTGAGAACCCTGCTGATCGGCAACAGCCGGACCGAGGACATGGTCGGAGATCTCTCCCGCCTGTCCGCACGGGCACGTGAGGCCGCCGCACACACGGCCCACCGCCTGCTGTGGTGGGCCAGGGAGGGGGACATCCTGGTGCTGCCCACCGCGCCGGACGACGCGTTCGCGGACTACGTGGCCGGCCTCACCGGCACCCCGCGCTCCACGGTCACCGTGCGCGTGCCCGCCCCCGGCGCCCTCGGCGAGCACCTCCTGACGCCGGACCGGCTGGCCGACACCGACCTTCAGCGGACGCTGGCGGAGGACCTGGGAGCACCGCCGTCCGGCGGCACACCCGGACTGCGCGTCCTGCCCGTCTACGCCGACCAGGCCGTGGCCCAGCTCGCGCACCGCCTGGGCGCGGCGCGGGCGCTGCCCGGCCACGCCTTCCACGCCCAGGGAGGCAGCGCCCTGGTCAACAGCAAGGCGGCCTTCCGGTCGGTGGCCGCCGGAGCCGGGGTGCCGACCGCCCCGGGCACGGTGGTCACCGATCCAAACGAGGCGGCCCGCGCCATCGGCGGGCTGCTCGGCGCGGGCCACTGCGCCATGGTCAAGCAGGAGTTCAGCGGCGGCGGCCTGGGGAACGAGGTGCTGGCGCCCGTACCCGGTGTCGAGCCGGCCGGCGCCCCCCGGGCCGTCGTGCTGCCCGATGACACCGCCGTGCGCGCCTACGTGACCGAGCGCTGGCCCTGGCTGACCGAAGGCGGACGGCACCGGCTGGTCGTGGAGCGCTACTACACCGGCGCCGTGCCGGTGTACGCGGAGTTCGACCTCACCGACACGGCGGTCGAACTCACCGGCACCGGCGAGATGCTGATGGATCCGGTGGTCGTCGGTGAGATCGTGCCGGCCTCCGCCACGCTGCCGGCCGACGCCGTGGCCGAGTTGGTCGCTGTCGGCCGGCGCTTGTGCGAGGCGTACCGAGCGCTGGGCTACCGGGGCACGATCAGCGCCGACGCGTACCGCACACCGGAAGGCGAGATCCGCTTCTGCGAGGCCAACGGCCGCATCACCGGTTCCACCCACCTGCACACCATCATGGCCGCCCGCCTGGTGGGCCCGGCCCTGCGGCCCCGGCGGGTCCTCCTGGGCGGTGAGTGCCCCGCCCCCTCCTTCCGCGCCGCCCTCTCCGCGCTGACCGCAGCCAACCTGGGCTTCGACCCGGCGGCCGGCGCGGGCGTCGTCCTGGTCAACGGGTCCGCCCCGGGAGCCGGGACAGTCACCTACTGCGCCGTCGCCGACGACGCCGCGGGCGTCCGGGACCTGCGGCACGCGCTGGAAGCGGCGCTCGCGAGAGCGCAGAGCTGACCCACGCGGATCCGCACCGCCGGCTTCCCACCGTACCGGGGCCGCTCCGCCCCGCGACCCGAGCCGAAAGAAGGCAGAACCATGCGCCTGAACAGCTATGACGGTTGGTCCCCCCTGCGCGAGGTGGTCCTCGGGTCCGCCGACAACTACACCGCCCACGACCGCGAGTTGTCCTTCGACCTCTTCTTCCACGACGAAACGCCCTACAGCCGCATCTACTATCCGCGCCACGTGACATCCGGCGCGGCTCCCGGCCGGCGCACCACCATCAAGAAGCGCTACCTGGAGGAACTGCGCGAGGACGTCGAGGGGATGGCCGAGATCTTCGCCCAACTGGGCGTGACCGTCCACCGGCCGCTGCCGCTCGACGCCTCGACCGGCGAGGTGCGCACGCCCGCCTTCGCGGCAGCCGTCGTCCCGCCGCTCAACGTCCGTGACAACAGCATCGTCTTCGGGGACGAGATCATCGAGACCCCGCCACTGGTGCGCTCGCGCTACTTCGAGACGCAGTTCCTGAAACCGGTCTACGCCGAGTACTTCCGCCGCGGCGCACGCTGGACGGTCATGCCGCGCCCGATGATGACCGACGCCTCGTTCGACCTCTCCTACGTGGCGGACGCGGCCAAGCCCGGCTCCCTCATCGAACCGATCACCGACTCGCGACCCTCCCCGTACGACACCGGGTTCGAGATGATGATCGACGGTGCCCAGTGCCTGCGGCTGGGCCGGGACGTGTTCGTCAACGTCTCCAACGCCAACCACGCGCTGGGCTGCGACTGGCTGGAACGCCACCTGCGCGGGCGGTTCCGCGTGCACCGGCTGCACCGGCTGGCCGACAGCCACATCGACAGCACCGTCCTGGCGCTGCGGCCCGGGCTGCTGCTGGTGCGCACACCCGGCGTCGCCGAGCGGCTGCCGAAAGCCCTCCAGAGCTGGGACATGATCTTCCCGCCCGAACCCGAGGACAACAACTTCCCCGACTACGAGGACGACGACCTCATCCTCACCAGCCGCTACATCGACCTCAACGTGCTGTCCGTCTCGCCGGACACCGTGCTGGTGAACGCGGCCTGCCCCGAGCTGGCCCGCACGCTGGAAGGACACGGGTTCACCGTGGTCCCGGTGCGCCACCGCCACCGGCGGCTGTTCGGCGGCGGCCTGCACTGCTTCACGCTCGACACGGTGCGGGAGGGATCCGGGCCCGAGGACTACCTGGACTGAGACCGGCCCGCGCGGTTTTGCCGCGGGCGCGCCGCGCGAACACACGGAAGGGACACCGGGCATGGGAGCGGGAGCGGGAGCGGGGACGATGCGGGCCGTGGTGCTGCGGCGCTTCGGCGGGCCGGGACAGCTGCGCACGGAGTCGGTGCCGCAACCGGCCCCCCGCGAGGGGGAGTCGGTCATCGACGTCACCCTCGCCGGGCTCAACTTCGCGGACCTGGAGATCCGGCAGGGCGCGTACGCCCCGCCCCCGCTGCCCGCCGTCCTGGGCGTCGATGTGGTCGGGCGGCGCCGTTCCGACGGACGCCGTGTGGCCGCGCTGCTGCGGGAGGGAGGCGGCTACGCGCAGGCCGCTGTCGCGCGCGACGCCTACACGGTGGACGTGCCCGACCACATCGACGACGCCCAGGCGCTCGGCCTGCTCGAACAGGGCTGCACCGCGTACGGCGCCCTCGTCACCGCCGGACGGCTGCGGCCGGGGGAGAGCGTCGCCGTCGCGGCTGCCGCGGGGGGCGTGGGGCACCTCGCGGTGCAACTCGCGCTCGCGCTGGGCGCCCGTACCGTCGCCGGCATCGCGTCGACCCCGGCGAAACGGCGGTTCGTCCGCTCGCTGGGCGCGCGGGTGGCGGTCGGCGCACCCGAGCGGCTCAGTGCGGAATTGCCCGAGGGAGTCGACCTGTATCTCGACTCGGTCGGCGGCCCCGCGCTGCGGGCAGGGCTCGCCGCGCTGGCCCCGTTCGGGCGGCTGGTGACCATCGGCGAGCGCGGAGCGGGACCGGGCAGCAGCGTGCCCGTCGAGGAGCTGACGGGGCGTTCCGTGGGCGTGCACGGGTTCTGGATGCGGCACGTGCTGGCGGATCCCGCGCTGTTCGCGCGCACCGCGGACGCCCTGTTCGCCCTGGCAGGGCGCGGGCTGGTGCGGGCCCGCGTCGACCGCGTGGTGCCGTTGGACGGAGTGGGCGCGGCCCACGAGGCGATGGCCGCGCGGGCCACGCTGGGCAAGGTACTGGTCGACGTGCGGGCATGACGAGCCGCGGATCGTCAGTGGGACGCACGGTAGGTCTGGACGATGCCCGACTCCCAGGTGACGACGAGCTGTTCGCCATCCAGGGCGACGGTGGCCCGGGTATCCGGCCACCGCATCTCACCCGACACGACGCACTCGACCGTGATAACACCCTCGCTCACGGTG
Above is a genomic segment from Streptomyces marincola containing:
- a CDS encoding HpcH/HpaI aldolase/citrate lyase family protein, yielding MKFSRYCRSLLSTPATAVSRYTPCHRSGADIAMVDLEDSVPPERKEEARRLAARFFTGPGGPARPAIRINTVGEPDGLRDLLALRQYPVKPALVLIPKAESPRDIEIVEHALAPTCPDTEFFAVVESPRGLANAPAIAAASPRLRAMVFGSADYSFAIGASLSWEALAYARASLVNSARAAGIEVMDSPYFGALDTDGLRREAAAARDFGFSGKAAVHPRQISVINEAFSPGPALLDQARKVVAAGRETGRGVTMVDGVMVGVPFFEASQQLIEEFG
- a CDS encoding SpoIIE family protein phosphatase — translated: MADRPNAPARTADGLGLGDALERAAVGVCAVDDAWRVLWANDRALGLLARSAEDTLGQDVHDLLHCDVPGLPLGRHPRERSRALLRHTSRTHPARSPHGGGTPLSLQCFALPCEPNDHGVTALIAFQAAEPPEESFAPPTAPPRALSEKERLALLADTTAQLIDNVDAHESLRRVVGLMLPRLAEWAVIDLITEANEVTRSLVVRARAGALEVHEELQGPMPPVPETSTMPLSKALRGAASTLTGPETYEAPPDSRIAVEQRKLFRATGIETAAIAPIRGPREVLGALTLGRTSRHEAFTTGDLGLLEDIARRIGIALENARHYQRQRQVAETMQRYLLPQLPELPGVEMTTRYVSAPDASHVGGDWYDAFTLPGGDAALGIGDVVGHDLEAAAGMAQLRNMLRAFAWSQDQRPHRIVECLDEAMAHISDVRMATLILARLTADADGHWRLRWASAGHPPPLLVDHEGATRYLDEGNGLLLGSDISAPRLDAHVDLPPGSTLVFYTDGLIETRRQSLDVGLERLRRHAASLARRPLDLFADQLLERTRPADNDDDVALLAIRIPHDTARTPRTVAPGPGR
- a CDS encoding aminotransferase class I/II-fold pyridoxal phosphate-dependent enzyme, coding for MPQNSPPDITGPHRHRNNASMLRAADPAWQRAADAGLIGVHVDTPDANNRLVVRETGHEFVNMCSVGYLGLNHHPAIIEGAIDALREAQATWLVVSTTRIRHNLLVRMEEELGDLFGAHILPGTSCTALTAGILPLVASGHLTDGQPRVMVFDRYCHFCMAYVKPVCAEETLVLTCDHNDLDYLEKICRQYPRVAYVADGAYSMGGAAALAGLRDLQERYGLFLYIDDSHSLSILGENGEGFVRSQLEMNDLTVIVASLGKGFGTGGGVAMLGSRTMFEFLHRHAGPVGWSQNMSLPLVGASLASAAIHRSPELGELQRRLRENIDHFDRTFPTAFAGNGLPVRRITVGEPDDAVRLSEELFKRGFYSSAVFFPIVPRGEAGLRIMLRADLTTELIDDFTGNVRDVLSTF
- a CDS encoding flavin-containing monooxygenase, with product MPHQDRPASPAPHDSVAPPPPGPLGFDPDALRERYRAERDRRIRPDGKRQYRSTTGAFGYYVDDPYTTGTPDRTPLEDRMDAVIVGGGFGGLLAAARLRQAGLRDIRVIDRAGDFGGTWYWNRYPGIQCDIESYIYLPLLEEVGSIPAWKYAPGEDIRQHARAIGQHFGLYRHACFQTEVTGLRWDDTTEEWLVSTDRGDRVTARWVVLSGGPFSRPKLPGIPGIEDYRGHTFHTSRWDYAYTGGHAGGGLDGLGDKRVGLIGTGATAIQCVPHLGRDARHLFVFQRTPSSVDVRANRRTDPGWARSLTPGWQRRRRDNFLLHVAGRPGAGDLPEDLVNDGWTTSARLLRSLLPGDDTSPRDSEERRRAGELADFRKMNELRARVDAVVHDPHAAEALKPWYRYMCKRPTFSDTYLQTFNRDNVTLVDTEGLGVERITGNAVVVAGRAYEVDCLIFATGFDIGAPPAERIGFPVRGRAGRRLAEHWQDGPRTLHGIHSHGFPNLFHLGSLHNAVSVNFVHALDEQASHIARVVAEAVRRGVRRVEPSADAERKWGDTIRETAPDTHRFLAECTPGYYNDEGMPGRRGDSYGRGPLAFHALLEEWRSGDGMGEVMVT
- a CDS encoding nSTAND1 domain-containing NTPase gives rise to the protein MPRQEQPLEQGDTPLLRFAADLRRLRDEAGGPTYRQLALRAHTSAASLSVAASGRRLPTLAVTLAYVGACGGDVGGWERRWRDVASALAAAGHPRPPEAVPGDRHTVPYLGAAPFGPGDSPWFFGRDALVTELRERLRHRRVVTVTGASGAGKTSLLNAGLIARLRAEGHRGRVVTLTPGPCPMREAGRWLTRLGDGPFPDDEETVVVIDQFEELITACRSPAERARFLGLLESAGTSRAGHHRIVVCTRTDLHDRCLGRLPAASALFVDPLVVGPIPPEELHRVIAEPAARAGCAPEHALVAVLTAATAGQPGALPMLSAVLKETWLHRGGHALTLTALRAAGGIEDWIDRSAEAAYAGLPDALHPRARDLLLRLATANAPTALGPRAVALSDLDEDAATRAVLERFARARVVTLDRDRAVWSHTAVPRSWTRLARWAETGSEDWRVHRRLAEAARAWHDSGRLPGRLYQGADLAEARALCGREHHEPTRRERAFLQAAARAESARHRAAEATRARLRLQRRLIVGLAALVVALAAAWATA
- a CDS encoding MaoC family dehydratase, which translates into the protein MHEAGAEPADRGAVPPGQATAEPAPPTGFERIGRQRYRELVGFLYEEFTVGDVIEHRPGRTVTEMDNVLMSMLSMNDAPLHIDAAYCETLPWGRPLVSSLVTLSIVGGMTARSTSGRALANLGWDHIKLPAPVFAGDTLYAHSEILAKRRSRSRPGQGIVSCRTTGTKSTGEVVLVFERSFLVPCRETAAAPPANAGAPAGEGE